In a genomic window of Venatoribacter cucullus:
- a CDS encoding efflux RND transporter periplasmic adaptor subunit, protein MTIHLNQGHIAALCLALGLAIWMLAGSLSPEQPFHNTRPLVLDDGLARVQVERMQGSLTRYDVSFSGHTAANRRVELRSEMRGRIIAVHQPKGARVQAGDLLLELDARDWPARVKQAEANLRQRELEARSAKELAQRGLANEAQLAQAETQRANAEAELTNARIQLAATKVRAPFAGIVDQRHVEAGDFIQEYAPLMVLLDFDPWLIKGQVSERDAPRVRIGDPAWAELADGKRVEGRIRFVSSEADPATRMLTVEMEADRGSLAQDSAISSGLTARIHVPQQETWAYYISPALLMLNDNGQLGLKGIDEQNRVIFRPVDLLKADNRGIWVHGLGAEAQIITVGQGYVDYGQTVTPVYKTADPQTATDAASANTPVLSAE, encoded by the coding sequence ATGACAATACATCTGAATCAGGGGCATATCGCCGCCCTCTGTCTGGCACTGGGCTTGGCTATCTGGATGCTGGCCGGCAGCCTGAGCCCGGAACAGCCCTTTCACAACACCCGCCCACTGGTACTGGATGATGGCCTGGCGCGGGTGCAGGTTGAACGGATGCAGGGCAGCCTGACCCGCTACGACGTCAGTTTTTCCGGCCACACCGCCGCCAACCGGCGGGTGGAATTACGCTCAGAAATGCGCGGCCGCATTATTGCCGTCCACCAGCCCAAAGGCGCCCGGGTACAAGCCGGTGATCTGCTGCTGGAACTGGATGCCCGCGACTGGCCGGCGCGGGTTAAGCAGGCCGAAGCCAATCTGCGCCAGCGCGAACTGGAAGCCCGCAGCGCCAAAGAACTGGCCCAGCGAGGGCTGGCCAATGAAGCGCAGCTGGCCCAGGCCGAAACCCAGCGCGCCAATGCCGAAGCCGAATTAACCAACGCCCGCATCCAGCTGGCCGCCACCAAAGTGCGCGCGCCCTTTGCCGGTATTGTCGATCAGCGCCATGTGGAAGCCGGTGATTTTATTCAGGAATACGCGCCATTAATGGTGTTGCTGGATTTTGACCCCTGGCTGATCAAAGGCCAGGTATCCGAGCGCGACGCCCCGCGGGTACGGATCGGCGACCCGGCCTGGGCCGAACTGGCCGATGGCAAGCGGGTGGAAGGCCGTATCCGCTTTGTGTCCAGCGAGGCCGACCCGGCCACCCGCATGCTGACGGTCGAAATGGAAGCTGACCGCGGCAGCCTGGCACAGGACAGCGCGATCAGCAGCGGCCTGACCGCCCGTATTCATGTGCCGCAGCAGGAAACCTGGGCCTACTATATTTCCCCGGCGCTGCTGATGCTGAACGATAACGGCCAGCTGGGGCTGAAAGGCATTGATGAACAGAACCGCGTCATCTTCCGGCCGGTGGATCTGCTGAAGGCCGATAACCGTGGTATCTGGGTGCACGGGCTGGGCGCTGAGGCGCAGATTATCACCGTTGGCCAGGGCTATGTGGATTACGGCCAGACCGTGACGCCGGTGTATAAAACCGCTGACCCGCAGACGGCCACCGACGCAGCGTCGGCCAACACCCCCGTACTCAGTGCGGAGTAA
- a CDS encoding efflux RND transporter permease subunit yields the protein MNTIIDAALHRSRTVLMLFCLVMLIGLFTLNSIPKESSPDITVPFVYVSVVHDGISPQDADTLIFKPLEKELRSIDGLKEMVSTASSGHLSITLEFYTDVNVDQALLDVRQKVDDAKGELPTDSKEPRVREINVALFPVLVVTLSGDVEESVLYAVADDLQDRIEALPGVLEASIQGKREEIAEIIVDPARMDNYGLSFADLARLVGNNNQLVASEDLDTGAGRFAVKVPGLIESIPDILQLPVKVNGDQVVLFQDIAVGRLAYKDRQNSARVNGKPAVTLEIKKRIGSNIIQTLDDVKAVVAQVQPYWPAGIQAGTLQDESRQIQEMLNDLFNNVLVATLLVMMLVLGSLGLRTSVLVGLIIPGAFLMSLIVLHASGYTMNMVVLFALILSVGMLVDGGIVVTEYADRRLAEGASRRQAYREAAQRMAWPVIASTATTLAVFLPLLFWPGTTGEFMKFLPLTLLYTLSASLIMALIVIPTIGAVWGGKGYHDPAILSTLQAAEEGHFSDIKGATGLYLRILHAALQRPLQVLGLAIAALVASFMLYGALGHGVEFFPDVDADVGMVDIRARGNLSLQEREQLVLAAERRIFDMAEIQSIYTTTFIKGPNDAAADLIGRIQIELVNWQQRRPMEDILADVEQRTASLAGIIIETQKKQGGPASGADIQLQFTGASPEAIRPLLEQTRALFAADPQLKDVRDDLPLDGVEWQLTINREQASRFGTDIASTGALIRMITGGQKVGEFQPDFSDDEIEILLRYPQGQRHINQFTDINIQTPYGLVPVGNFMQQQAMPKSGDVVRIDGKYRYRITANVTEGVNANAKTLELGEALKTLDWRSAGVEPKFRGNFEQMAETGSFLGAAFGIALFLMATILVTQFNSFYQAGLIMSAIILSVIGVLLGLLIRGEPFGIVMSGVGVIALAGIVVNNNIILIDTYNQMIERGLDPVEAAMRTGAQRLRPVMLTAITTVVGLMPMVLQWNIDILHQSFSIGAPSSQWWTQLSTAIAGGLTFATVLTLILTPCLLVLGERRHLVAGRRILPSPEQIT from the coding sequence ATGAACACCATTATTGATGCCGCCCTGCACCGTTCACGTACGGTGCTGATGCTGTTCTGTCTGGTCATGCTGATCGGACTGTTTACCCTGAACAGCATTCCCAAAGAAAGCAGCCCGGATATTACCGTGCCCTTTGTCTATGTATCAGTGGTCCACGACGGTATCTCACCGCAGGATGCCGATACCCTGATTTTCAAACCGCTGGAAAAAGAGCTGCGCAGTATTGATGGCCTGAAAGAAATGGTCTCCACCGCCAGCAGCGGTCATTTGTCGATTACGCTGGAGTTTTACACCGATGTGAACGTCGATCAGGCGCTGCTCGACGTGCGTCAGAAGGTCGATGACGCCAAGGGAGAGCTCCCCACCGACAGCAAAGAGCCCAGAGTGCGGGAAATCAACGTAGCGTTGTTTCCGGTATTGGTGGTGACCCTGTCCGGTGATGTGGAAGAGTCGGTACTGTACGCCGTGGCCGATGACCTGCAGGATCGTATTGAAGCCCTGCCCGGCGTGCTGGAGGCCAGCATTCAGGGTAAACGTGAAGAAATTGCCGAAATTATTGTCGATCCGGCCCGCATGGATAACTACGGCTTATCCTTCGCCGATCTGGCCCGGTTAGTGGGCAATAACAACCAGCTGGTCGCCAGTGAAGACCTCGATACCGGCGCCGGCCGTTTTGCCGTTAAAGTCCCCGGCCTGATTGAAAGCATTCCCGATATTCTGCAGCTGCCGGTGAAGGTTAACGGCGACCAGGTGGTGCTGTTTCAGGATATCGCCGTGGGACGGCTGGCCTACAAAGACCGCCAGAACAGCGCCCGGGTAAATGGCAAACCGGCGGTGACGCTGGAAATCAAAAAACGCATCGGCTCCAACATTATTCAGACCCTGGACGACGTTAAAGCGGTGGTGGCACAGGTGCAGCCCTACTGGCCGGCCGGCATTCAGGCCGGCACCCTGCAGGATGAGTCACGCCAGATTCAGGAAATGCTCAACGACCTGTTCAATAACGTGCTGGTCGCCACGCTGCTGGTGATGATGCTGGTGCTGGGTAGTCTCGGACTGCGTACTTCGGTACTGGTTGGGCTGATTATTCCCGGTGCTTTTCTGATGTCGCTGATTGTGCTGCACGCCAGCGGCTACACCATGAACATGGTGGTGCTGTTTGCCCTGATTCTGTCGGTCGGCATGCTGGTCGACGGCGGCATTGTGGTGACCGAATACGCCGACCGCCGGCTGGCGGAAGGCGCCAGCCGGCGTCAGGCCTACCGCGAAGCGGCGCAGCGCATGGCCTGGCCGGTCATTGCTTCCACCGCCACCACCCTGGCGGTGTTTTTACCGCTGTTGTTCTGGCCTGGCACCACCGGCGAATTTATGAAATTCCTGCCGCTGACGCTGCTGTATACCCTCAGCGCCTCGCTGATTATGGCGCTGATCGTCATTCCGACCATCGGTGCGGTGTGGGGCGGCAAGGGTTATCACGATCCGGCCATTCTCAGCACCCTACAGGCGGCGGAAGAAGGCCATTTCAGCGACATTAAAGGCGCGACCGGATTATATCTGCGTATTTTGCATGCTGCCCTGCAGCGGCCGTTGCAGGTGCTGGGGCTGGCCATCGCGGCACTGGTGGCCAGTTTTATGCTATATGGCGCGCTCGGGCATGGGGTGGAGTTTTTCCCCGACGTCGATGCCGATGTCGGTATGGTGGATATCCGTGCCCGCGGCAACCTGTCGTTGCAGGAACGCGAACAGCTGGTACTGGCGGCCGAGCGGCGCATCTTTGATATGGCCGAAATCCAGTCCATCTACACCACCACCTTTATCAAAGGCCCTAACGATGCCGCTGCAGATCTGATTGGCCGTATTCAGATTGAACTGGTGAACTGGCAACAGCGCCGGCCCATGGAAGACATTCTTGCCGATGTCGAACAACGCACCGCCAGCCTGGCCGGCATTATTATCGAAACCCAGAAGAAACAGGGTGGTCCTGCCAGTGGCGCCGATATCCAGCTGCAGTTTACCGGGGCCAGCCCGGAGGCCATCCGGCCGCTGCTGGAACAAACCCGCGCCCTGTTTGCCGCCGACCCGCAATTAAAGGACGTGCGCGATGACCTGCCGCTGGACGGGGTGGAATGGCAGCTGACCATCAACCGCGAACAGGCCAGCCGCTTCGGTACCGATATTGCCAGTACCGGTGCCTTAATCCGCATGATTACCGGAGGCCAGAAAGTGGGCGAGTTCCAGCCCGATTTCAGTGACGACGAAATCGAAATTCTGCTGCGTTATCCGCAGGGCCAGCGCCATATTAACCAGTTCACCGATATCAATATCCAGACCCCTTACGGACTGGTGCCGGTGGGCAACTTTATGCAGCAGCAGGCGATGCCGAAAAGCGGCGATGTGGTGCGTATTGATGGCAAATACCGCTACCGCATTACCGCCAACGTCACCGAAGGCGTTAACGCTAATGCGAAAACCCTGGAACTGGGGGAGGCTCTGAAGACGCTGGACTGGCGCAGCGCCGGGGTGGAACCGAAATTCCGCGGCAACTTTGAACAGATGGCCGAAACCGGCAGCTTCCTTGGCGCCGCCTTCGGTATTGCCCTGTTTCTGATGGCCACCATTCTGGTCACCCAGTTCAACAGCTTTTATCAGGCCGGCCTGATTATGAGCGCCATTATTCTGTCGGTGATCGGCGTTCTACTGGGCCTGCTGATCCGTGGCGAACCCTTTGGCATTGTTATGAGCGGCGTCGGGGTAATTGCCCTGGCCGGTATCGTGGTGAATAACAACATTATTCTGATCGACACCTACAACCAGATGATTGAACGCGGCCTCGACCCCGTTGAAGCCGCCATGCGCACCGGCGCCCAGCGTCTGCGGCCGGTCATGCTGACCGCCATTACGACCGTGGTGGGCCTGATGCCGATGGTGCTGCAGTGGAATATCGACATTCTGCACCAGTCGTTCAGTATCGGCGCACCGTCATCGCAATGGTGGACCCAGCTGTCCACCGCCATTGCCGGCGGCCTGACCTTTGCCACGGTTCTTACGCTGATACTGACCCCCTGCCTGCTGGTGCTGGGGGAACGCCGGCACCTGGTCGCCGGCCGCCGTATCCTGCCCTCACCGGAGCAGATTACCTGA
- a CDS encoding AraC family transcriptional regulator has translation MRLGDISVAYAELMARAVREQGGQPEALLAQYQLDAVRLASPQARISIPRFMRLGHDLIQAAAMPWLGLAMGRLTSAPVMGLAGLLAQSAPDIRSACRALTDYELLSSFNARGRSSFQTIQGQGVLQFYSISPYNGYNLFVVDSVLAGWAQFLQQLSGRRDILLRVEVEFAPPAYRDRYADYFPCEVQFGATRNALVLKAGALVLPVLGRCASTYAALQTLAARELERVRLGLSYRELTERAIGPLLNGQTPTLEQVAQRLNSAPWTVRRRLQDEGFSFQQVLNETRRDLAVSYVRDTALTLGEVAYLLGFGSAAAFQRAFKRWTGEAPGRFREHRGKNYISTASSTSSS, from the coding sequence ATGCGGCTGGGAGATATTTCCGTCGCCTACGCCGAACTGATGGCGCGGGCGGTGCGCGAACAAGGGGGGCAGCCGGAGGCTTTGCTGGCCCAGTATCAGCTGGATGCGGTGCGGCTGGCGTCGCCGCAGGCCCGTATCAGTATTCCACGCTTTATGCGGCTGGGGCATGACCTGATTCAGGCCGCGGCAATGCCCTGGCTGGGGTTGGCCATGGGGCGCCTTACGTCGGCCCCGGTCATGGGGCTGGCGGGCCTGCTGGCGCAAAGTGCGCCGGATATCCGCAGTGCCTGCCGGGCACTCACCGACTACGAACTGCTGAGCAGTTTTAATGCCCGTGGCCGTTCTTCGTTTCAGACGATCCAGGGGCAGGGCGTTCTGCAGTTTTATTCCATCAGTCCTTATAACGGCTACAACCTCTTTGTGGTGGATTCGGTGCTGGCCGGCTGGGCGCAGTTCTTACAGCAGCTGAGCGGGCGCCGCGATATTCTGCTGCGGGTGGAGGTGGAGTTTGCTCCGCCGGCTTACCGTGACCGCTATGCCGATTATTTTCCCTGCGAGGTGCAGTTTGGCGCGACGCGCAATGCGTTGGTGCTGAAAGCTGGTGCACTGGTACTGCCGGTGCTCGGTCGTTGTGCATCCACGTATGCTGCCTTGCAGACGCTGGCGGCGCGGGAACTGGAACGGGTACGGCTGGGATTAAGCTATCGTGAGCTGACCGAGCGTGCCATTGGCCCGTTGCTGAATGGTCAGACCCCCACCCTGGAGCAGGTGGCCCAGCGGTTGAACAGTGCGCCCTGGACGGTGCGCAGGCGCTTACAGGATGAAGGATTCAGTTTTCAGCAGGTGCTGAATGAAACCCGCCGTGATCTGGCGGTGAGCTATGTGCGCGATACGGCACTGACGTTGGGGGAAGTAGCGTATTTACTGGGGTTTGGCTCGGCAGCGGCATTCCAGCGCGCCTTTAAGCGCTGGACCGGCGAGGCGCCGGGCCGCTTCCGCGAGCACAGGGGGAAGAATTACATTTCTACGGCGTCGTCGACGTCGTCTTCGTAA